A part of Brassica rapa cultivar Chiifu-401-42 chromosome A05, CAAS_Brap_v3.01, whole genome shotgun sequence genomic DNA contains:
- the LOC108871964 gene encoding E3 ubiquitin-protein ligase RGLG4, giving the protein MRIDTHIISEYIFPYQAATELSFLGKTTGVAKKINPRPPPTPYTPTIRTELPSPAPDEHTQNCPICLTIRKDVAFGCGLMICRDCGSRISNCPICRVLITSRLRLCT; this is encoded by the exons ATGAGAATTGATACACACATAATATCAGAATATATCTTTCCATATCAAGCAGCAACTGAACTCAGCTTTCTCGG GAAAACAACGGGCGTAGCTAAGAAAATAAACCCGAGGCCACCACCTACTCCTTACACACCTACTATACGTACTGAACTACCATCACCTGCACCAGACGAACATACTCAG AATTGCCCAATTTGTCTGACTATCCGGAAAGACGTGGCCTTTGGCTGTGGTCTCATG ATTTGTAGAGATTGCGGATCCAGGATATCAAACTGTCCCATCTGCAGAGTACTGATCACAAGCCGGCTAAGGCTTTGCACGTGA